The sequence CACGCAGTTCGTGCCTGGCCACGTGCATCTCAAGGATCTGGGCCAGCTCGTTGCCCGCGAGATCGAGGCGGCCGGCGGCGTTGCCAAGGAATTCAACACGATCGCCGTCGACGACGGCATCGCCATGGGTCACGACGGCATGCTCTATTCGCTGCCGTCGCGCGAGATCATCGCCGATAGCGTCGAATACATGGTCAACGCCCATTGCGCCGACGCGATGGTCTGCATCTCCAACTGCGACAAGATCACGCCCGGCATGCTGATGGCCGCACTGCGCCTGAACATTCCGGCCGTCTTCGTCTCCGGCGGGCCGATGGAAGCGGGCAAGGTCGTTCTGCATGGCAAGAAGCACGCGCTCGATCTTGTAGACGCCATGGTCGCCGCCGCCGACGACAGTGTCTCCGACGAAGACGTCAAGATCATCGAGCGTTCCGCCTGCCCGACCTGCGGCTCCTGCTCGGGCATGTTCACCGCGAACTCGATGAACTGTCTGACCGAGGCGCTCGGCCTGTCGCTGCCCGGCAACGGTTCGACGCTTGCCACCCATGCCGACCGCAAGCGCCTTTTCGTCGAGGCGGGCCATCTCATCGTCGATCTGGCGCGCCGCTACTACGAGCAGGAGGACGAGCGGGTTCTGCCGCGCACGATCGCTTCCAAGCAGGCCTTCGAAAACGCCATGGCGCTCGATATCGCCATGGGCGGCTCAACCAATACGGTGCTGCACATCCTGGCCGCGGCCTATGAAGGCGAAGTCGACTTTACCCTGGACGACATCGACCGGCTGTCGCGCAAGGTTCCCTGCCTATCGAAGGTGGCGCCGGCCAAAAGCGATGTTCATATGGAAGACGTGCATCGCGCCGGCGGTATCATGTCGATCCTTGGCGAGCTCGACAAAGGCGGCCTCATCAACCGTGACTGCCCGACAGTGCACGCGGAGACGCTCGGCGACGCCATCGACCGGTGGGACATCACCCGCACCTCCAGCGAGACCGTCCGCAATTTCTTCCGCGCTGCCCCGGGCGGCATTCCGACCCAGGTCGCCTTCAGCCAGGAGGCGCGCTGGGAAGAACTTGACACCGACCGCGAAACCGGCGTCATCCGCTCCGTCGAACATCCCTTCTCGAAGGATGGCGGTCTGGCGGTGCTCAAGGGCAACATCGCGCGCGATGGCTGCATCGTGAAGACTGCGGGCGTGGATGAGAGCATTTTGAAGTTTTCGGGTCCGGCCCGGGTCTTCGAAAGCCAGGACGCGGCCGTGAAAGGCATTCTCGGCAACGAGGTCAAGGCGGGCGACGTCGTGGTCATCCGCTATGAGGGACCGAAGGGCGGCCCGGGCATGCAGGAAATGCTCTATCCGACGAGCTACCTGAAATCGAAGGGGCTCGGCAAGGCCTGCGCACTCATCACCGACGGACGCTTCTCCGGCGGCACATCCGGTCTATCCATCGGCCACGTCTCGCCCGAGGCGGCGAATGGCGGAATGATCGGGCTGGTGCGCGAAGGCGACATGATCGACATCGACATCCCGAACCGCACCATTGGCCTACGCGTCGACGAGGCCGAGCTCGCTGCCCGCCGCGCCGAACAGGACGTCAAGGGTTGGAGACCGGCCGAGCCGCGCAAGCGCAAGGTGACGACCGCACTCAAAGCCTATGCCGCCTTCGCGACCTCCGCGGACCGCGGCGCCGTGCGGGACCTCGGCGACCGCTGAGGCACCGCCGTCTGGCCAATCCTCCAAGGAAGGCCTTTGACGCGCAGAATGAGGCGGCCGTGACGTGACTGGCCGCCCATCCTGCAGACTTGGAATCGGTCACGACGACTCGTGGATCGATTCAGCCTAACCATCGTAATCGGGGCCGGAGTTCATGGCGAAAAAAGTCTATCTCGCGGGACCGGAAGTCTTCCTTCCCAACGCCCGTGAAATGCTCGACCGCAAAGCCGCCCTCGCTCGCGAGGCGGGGCTGATCCCGCTGTCGCCGGGGGATCTGGAAATTCCGCCAACGAATTCCAAACGCGAGCGCGCCGCAGCGATAAGCGCCGTCGACGAGAAGATGATGTTCGAAGCGGACGCGATCATCGCCAACCTGACGCCCTTTCGCGGCATCGCTGCCGATACCGGCACGAGTTTCGAGCTCGGATTCATGTGCGCGCTCGACAAGCCTGTATTCGCCTATACGAACGTCGCCCGCGATCATACGGCACGCATCATTGATCACTTCAACGGTGCCGTGACGCCCGATGCGGAGGGACACTTGCGTGACCCGGATGGACTGTCGATCGAGAATTTCGGACTGATCGACAATCTCATGCTTCATGCCGGAATAGAGCGGCGCGGGGGCAGCGTCGTCATCGGGAATGCCGCAGCGGACGCGCTCTACACAGATCTCACCGCCTTCAAGGAATGTCTGGCCATAGCGGCCGAGAGGCTGCGTGAAGGCTGATCGCTCCGACACGACATCTGTTTAAAGATGCCGCGTCTCGGCGGGTGCATTCCACCAGTTGTTGTGCAGCCCGTCCATGTACTGAATCGGCAAGGCCGCAAGCACGGCCGGATCGACATCGTCGAGGCATGCCACGTTGATGGAGACGAAGGCGCCACCGATCTCCTCGACATATCCATGGCCATAGGGCGTGACACCGCAAGTCGTACAGAACCGGTGATGGCCGCTCATCGTGCCGAACTGATAGTCGCCGATACCCGACTCATCGCACATCAGGCGGAAATCCTCCGGTCTCACGGTCGCGCCCCAGTAGCGCAGTTTCGAGCAGAATGAACAATTGCAACGACTAGTCCCAGCCTCAAGATCGACATCGACCTCGTAGCGGATCCGTCCGCAATGGCAGCTACCTTTGTAAGTCATCTTCATCATCGTTCCTCCCGACTGAAAAGCTCACCGTGGCAACAGGATCGCAATATCACGATACCGCGCCGGTCGCCGCGATCATCATGATCTTCAGCGGGATTCGATCCTGATTGTCCATGGCTACGCTGCAAAGTTTCGCCCGCTGCTGCGCGTGCGTAGCAGGATTGCGAAAAGTGCGCCGCGACCGCCGCATCCCACTCAAGCAAGCGAGAGGAGATCGGCGCGCAGGCGGGCTAAGCTGGTCTCGCCAAGAAGCGCGTCGACGCCTTCATGCGTCTGCTTCCAGATCGGTAGAGCCTCGGCCAGCAGCCGCTCACCATGGGGCGTGAGCCGCAAGCGACGCAGTCGCCTGTCATCCGCATCGACGAAGACCTCCACGAGACCGCGGCGCTCGAGCGGCTTCAGCGCCGCCGTCAGCGTCGTGCGGTCCATGGCGAGCAAGGATGCCACGGCGCTGATACTCGGGGGAACCGGCCGGTTCAGCGACATCATCAGCGAAAACTGCCCGTTCGTTATGTCGAGCGGTCTCAGCGCATCATCGAATTGACGCGCCAGCGCCCGGGCGGCGCGCTGTACATGAAGGCAAAGGCAGGTGTCCCTGACAAGGAGCGTGGTGGAGTAAGGTGTTAGCGGCGACTTTGACATGGTACAGTAATGTTGATATCAACATAATAGTCAAGCGCACATTCGTGGAGGAGGGAACGGATATGACGACGAACCACACCATCGTGTCGCCTGAAAAATGGCTGGAGGCGCGCAAGTCGCTTCTGGCGCTTGAGAAGGAGCACACGCGTCTTCGCGACAAGATCAATGCCCAGCGC is a genomic window of Sinorhizobium numidicum containing:
- a CDS encoding nucleoside 2-deoxyribosyltransferase encodes the protein MAKKVYLAGPEVFLPNAREMLDRKAALAREAGLIPLSPGDLEIPPTNSKRERAAAISAVDEKMMFEADAIIANLTPFRGIAADTGTSFELGFMCALDKPVFAYTNVARDHTARIIDHFNGAVTPDAEGHLRDPDGLSIENFGLIDNLMLHAGIERRGGSVVIGNAAADALYTDLTAFKECLAIAAERLREG
- the ilvD gene encoding dihydroxy-acid dehydratase, with the translated sequence MPAYRSRTTTHGRNMAGARGLWRATGMKDSDFGKPIIAVVNSFTQFVPGHVHLKDLGQLVAREIEAAGGVAKEFNTIAVDDGIAMGHDGMLYSLPSREIIADSVEYMVNAHCADAMVCISNCDKITPGMLMAALRLNIPAVFVSGGPMEAGKVVLHGKKHALDLVDAMVAAADDSVSDEDVKIIERSACPTCGSCSGMFTANSMNCLTEALGLSLPGNGSTLATHADRKRLFVEAGHLIVDLARRYYEQEDERVLPRTIASKQAFENAMALDIAMGGSTNTVLHILAAAYEGEVDFTLDDIDRLSRKVPCLSKVAPAKSDVHMEDVHRAGGIMSILGELDKGGLINRDCPTVHAETLGDAIDRWDITRTSSETVRNFFRAAPGGIPTQVAFSQEARWEELDTDRETGVIRSVEHPFSKDGGLAVLKGNIARDGCIVKTAGVDESILKFSGPARVFESQDAAVKGILGNEVKAGDVVVIRYEGPKGGPGMQEMLYPTSYLKSKGLGKACALITDGRFSGGTSGLSIGHVSPEAANGGMIGLVREGDMIDIDIPNRTIGLRVDEAELAARRAEQDVKGWRPAEPRKRKVTTALKAYAAFATSADRGAVRDLGDR
- a CDS encoding MarR family winged helix-turn-helix transcriptional regulator, producing MSKSPLTPYSTTLLVRDTCLCLHVQRAARALARQFDDALRPLDITNGQFSLMMSLNRPVPPSISAVASLLAMDRTTLTAALKPLERRGLVEVFVDADDRRLRRLRLTPHGERLLAEALPIWKQTHEGVDALLGETSLARLRADLLSLA
- a CDS encoding GFA family protein, whose translation is MKMTYKGSCHCGRIRYEVDVDLEAGTSRCNCSFCSKLRYWGATVRPEDFRLMCDESGIGDYQFGTMSGHHRFCTTCGVTPYGHGYVEEIGGAFVSINVACLDDVDPAVLAALPIQYMDGLHNNWWNAPAETRHL